In the Anastrepha obliqua isolate idAnaObli1 chromosome 1, idAnaObli1_1.0, whole genome shotgun sequence genome, one interval contains:
- the LOC129253185 gene encoding bromodomain-containing protein 8, translating to MASTVQERQPLNRMPLDKWTTKEQLCLASAVSRSGDQNWMSVSRSLKLICGNGNTARPVDWFSQKNCAVQYGHLLENVETPKRKKRTSESASDSSSPATVETTTDLILRRLNDERIQELKTEIRKEQEEFAQICRELKALQSETLYEEQLHELWSSIEKQQEQKRVEEMKLENQMREREQERLEMQRNWRTLTQITTPVVSPTQAITTDTKAVDMDVEDIIRETSPQQEGITASNSMQQKQSTQPGTSPLLSSLLKCHSPVNTTPPISTNTSAGSSNNSARSSAPTITTLLTCGSIPNKNQPAITLKASIPPQKAAQLLSSPISGPPTITSVPVTTITAQNSLSPSQAAPTLSMLLERNKISATANGSNENHKDASKQALEETPNVSDSNKDEIPMELDEDIVSHVDDNNGNIISANESEEPDSNEEQQLLEVFKNIGNIDELDIDVAAVIDDEEVDFLKDMGADSLGETTNVADFEHKEDTNIISSTSNLVAEKSKENDGQDIAINTEGNGISSAGVVILNQVEETIKTVSGAEGKPKKIETISSDDSNDNIPLAAVASLEQRAAHEKVIFKEKNDSTLKNDDIEDSNESGKNKSDQTTKILLSSFEEDNQAHDKLEKQLADLVGANDLDETKNLDEDGKSPALSESSDVIVIPTDDDDSCGDKAGRRNEKSSVDVEAAKIKKDLESDVGATELAKNATGQNEYPTEMVNTLAGTNQEALVPLPPTISIADTDEDSSTTDISIVTRKDDKSGNTSLKHNAPLARKGLHDTIRQDQQNKTDDESTTQFSSSSSSSVTPARPPMLRKLRDRDRSESPMIEGESHMATNNINTTPLENLNSQRLRRRYSSTPINDSIPNSPASSDRDRDELETRVPKKSLLSIFHVLQYSKNASALQRAFHEDVKFDEVCLRPMDMLSIRKYIETGTIRNVSELQRDIMLMCQNGLMLFKNNTAGFNAANAFMQECQALPEFVANTCSSDSTIQIKDNKDVSKSQNVSGTSSKSRSGSRKSQRIS from the exons ATGGCGTCCACAGTGCAAGAGCGCCAGCCGCTGAATCGTATGCCTCTTGATAAATGGACGACGAAAGAACAGCTTTGTCTGGCCTCGGCTGTGTCTCGCAGCGGCGACCAGAATTGGATGTCTGTGAGTCGTTCTCTAAAACTTATATGTGGAAATGGAAACACTGCTCGCCCGGTCGATTGGTTTTCCCAAAAAAACTGTGCGGTACAATATGGTCATTTGTTGGAAAAtgttgaaacaccaaaacgcAAAAAGCGTACGAGCGAAAGTGCTAGTGATTCTTCTTCGCCAGCGACTGTGGAGACAACCACTGATTTAATTTTGAGACGTCTAAATGATGAACGAATTCAAGAGTTAAAGACGGAAATACGTAAAGAGCAAGAGGAATTTGCTCAAATTTGTAGGGAGCTTAAGGCATTGCAATCGGAAACTCTTTACGAAGAGCAGTTGCATGAATTGTGGAGTAGCATTGAAAAGCAGCAAGAACAAAAACGCGTTGAAGAAATGAAATTGGAAAACCAAATGCGTGAAAGAGAACAAGAAAGGTTGGAGATGCAACGTAATTGGCGCACTTTGACACAGATCACAACGCCTGTTGTTTCGCCAACACAAGCAATTACCACTGATACAAAAGCAGTGGATATGGATGTGGAAGACATAATAAGAGAAACAAGTCCGCAGCAAGAAGGGATTACTGCTTCCAATTCAATGCAGCAGAAACAGTCAACCCAGCCGGGAACATCACCTCTATTATCTTCTCTGCTCAAGTGTCATTCTCCTGTAAACACCACACCGCCAATATCTACAAATACATCTGCTGGTTCGTCGAATAACTCTGCGCGGTCATCTGCACCAACTATAACAACTCTTCTAACTTGTGGATCTATACCTAATAAAAACCAGCCAGCCATTACATTAAAAGCTAGTATACCACCACAAAAAGCCGCCCAGTTACTCTCAAGTCCGATTAGTGGCCCGCCGACAATAACATCTGTTCCCGTAACAACCATAACAGCGCAAAATTCATTAAGCCCTTCACAGGCCGCCCCGACTTTATCTATGTTATTGGaaaggaataaaatatcggcaacTGCAAATGGAAGTAACGAAAACCACAAGGATGCCTCGAAGCAGGCGTTAGAGGAAACACCAAATGTATCTGATTCTAACAAAGACGAAATTCCAATGGAACTTGACGAGGATATTGTCTCACATGTTGATGACAATAATGGGAATATAATTAGCGCAAATGAATCTGAAGAACCCGATTCTAACGAAGAACAACAATTACTGgaggttttcaaaaatattggcaACATCGATGAATTAGATATAGACGTAGCTGCAGTTATAGATGATGAAGAGGTGGATTTTCTAAAAGACATGGGTGCTGATTCACTTGGTGAGACTACGAACGTTGCGGATTTTGAGCATAAAGAGGACACAAATATTATCTCTAGCACATCAAACTTAGTAGCCGAAAAGAGTAAAGAAAATGATGGGCAAGATATTGCTATAAACACCGAAGGCAATGGTATATCCTCTGCTGGAGTGGTGATACTAAATCAAGTGGAAGAAACAATTAAAACAGTGTCCGGGGCAGAAGGTAAAcccaaaaaaatagaaacaatttCCAGCGATGATTCAAATGACAACATACCATTAGCTGCTGTTGCTTCGTTGGAGCAAAGAGCGGCCCATGAGAAAgtgatttttaaagaaaaaaatgattcaacTCTAAAAAACGATGACATAGAAGATAGCAATGAGTCCGGCAAAAACAAAAGTGACCAAACAACCAAAATACTATTATCTTCATTTGAGGAAGATAATCAGGCACATGATAAATTAGAGAAACAATTAGCAGATTTGGTGGGAGCAAATGATTtagatgaaacaaaaaatttagacgAAGATGGAAAGTCACCAGCATTGAGTGAAAGTTCGGATGTAATAGTAATTCCAACCGATGATGATGACTCTTGTGGAGATAAAGCGGGTCGGAGAAATGAGAAATCAAGCGTAGACGTAGAAgcagcgaaaattaaaaaagacttGGAGTCCGATGTAGGCGCTACAG aattgGCAAAGAACGCAACTGGACAAAACGAGTACCCGACAGAAATGGTCAATACCTTAGCCGGCACCAACCAAGAAGCTCTTGTGCCACTACCACCAACAATTTCAATTGCTGACACTGATGAAGACTCGTCGACCACAGACATTAGTATAGTCACACGAAAAGACGATAAATCGGGAAATACTTCGTTAAAACATAATGCACCCCTAGCGCGCAAGGGCTTACATGATACAATACGGCAAGACcaacaaaataaaacagatGATGAATCGACCACACAATTTtcttcatcttcatcatcaTCTGTTACTCCAGCCCGACCGCCAATGCTGCGAAAATTACGTGACCGAGACCGTTCCGAAAGCCCTATGATCGAAGGCGAATCACACATGGCAACCAATAATATTAATACAACACcccttgaaaatttaaatagtcAACGTCTGCGGCGACGCTACTCCTCCACACCTATTAACGATAGCATACCAAACTCTCCCGCCTCAAGTGATCGTGATCGGGATGAGTTAGAAACACGCGTTCCTAAAAAGTCACtgttaagtatttttcatgtaCTTCAGTATAGCAAAAATGCCAGTGCACTACAACGAGCATTCCACGAAGATGTTAAATTTGATGAAGTTTGCTTGCGCCCAATGGACATGCTTTCGattagaaaatatattgaaacGGGTACTATACGCAATGTGAGTGAGTTGCAACGTGA